A genome region from Triticum aestivum cultivar Chinese Spring chromosome 2B, IWGSC CS RefSeq v2.1, whole genome shotgun sequence includes the following:
- the LOC123043615 gene encoding transcription factor TGA2.1, translated as MADASSRTDNSTVVDNDGKIYRLEQGQSGGAIMASNSSDRSDRSDKPLDQKTLRRLAQNREAARKSRLRKKSYVQQLESSKLKLAQLEQELQKARQQGIFISSSGDQTHAMSGNGAMTFDLEYTRWLEDQNKQINELRTAVNAHASDSDLRLIVDGIMAHYDEIFKVKGVAAKADVFHILSGMWKTPAERCFLWLGGFRPSELLKLLVNHLEPLTEQQMLGLTNLQQSSQQAEDALSQGMEALQQSLAETLAGSLGSSAGSSGNVANYMGQMAMAMGKLGTLENFLRQADNLRQQTLHQMQRILTIRQASRALLAIHDYFSRLRALSSLWLARPRE; from the exons ATGGCAGATGCTAGCTCAAGGACTGACAACTCAACTGTTGTAGACAACGACGGCAAGATTTATAGG TTAGAACAAGGACAGAGTGGTGGGGCAATCATGGCTTCTAATTCTTCGGATAGGTCTGACAGGTCTGACAAGCCCTTGGACCAAAAG ACACTGCGCCGTCTTGCTCAAAATCGTGAGGCTGCAAGGAAAAGTCGACTAAGGAAGAAG TCATATGTGCAACAGCTAGAAAGCAGCAAGCTGAAGCTTGCACAACTAGAGCAGGAGCTCCAGAAAGCTCGCCAGCAG GGAATCTTCATTTCTAGCTCAGGAGACCAAACCCATGCCATGAGTGGAAATG GAGCAATGACTTTCGATCTGGAATACACTAGATGGCTTGAGGACCAAAACAAGCAAATCAATGAGTTGAGGACTGCAGTTAATGCTCATGCAAGTGACAGTGACCTGCGCCTTATCGTAGATGGGATAATGGCACATTATGATGAAATATTTAAGGTCAAAGGTGTCGCTGCCAAGGCTGACGTGTTCCATATACTGTCAGGCATGTGGAAGACGCCTGCCGAAAGGTGCTTCCTGTGGCTTGGGGGTTTCCGTCCATCCGAGCTCTTAAAG CTCCTGGTGAATCATCTGGAGCCGCTAACCGAGCAGCAGATGTTGGGATTGACCAACCTCCAGCAATCTTCCCAGCAGGCAGAGGATGCACTGTCACAAGGAATGGAAGCATTGCAGCAATCACTGGCAGAGACTCTGGCTGGATCTCTGGGTTCCtccgctggctcttcggggaatgTTGCAAACTACATGGGTCAGATGGCCATGGCCATGGGCAAGCTTGGAACGCTCGAGAACTTTCTTCGCCAG GCTGACAACCTGCGACAGCAGACCTTGCATCAGATGCAGCGAATCCTGACTATCCGTCAGGCCTCCCGCGCCCTCCTAGCCATACACGACTACTTCTCGCGTTTGCGCGCGCTGAGCTCTCTGTGGCTTGCTAGGCCCAGGGAATAA